The following coding sequences are from one Perognathus longimembris pacificus isolate PPM17 chromosome 13, ASM2315922v1, whole genome shotgun sequence window:
- the LOC125362326 gene encoding secretoglobin family 1D member 2-like yields the protein MKGLLPLLLILLGLCFHEANSKPCPSLVVENDLFIAGPSWALKKHLEKYGAPQEAVAAKMEVKQCIDGLDLKKRALLKGVLVKVLAECLFHWQKH from the exons ATGAAAGGGCTCCTGCCACTCCTGCTCATCCTGCTGGGCCTCTGCTTCCACGAAG CAAATTCCAAGCCCTGCCCGAGTCTTGTTGTGGAAAATGACCTCTTTATAGCAGGGCCCAGTTGGGCCCTTAAGAAACACCTTGAGAAATACGGTGCACCCCAAGAAGCCGTGGCAGCAAAAATGGAAGTGAAGCAATGTATAGATGGCTTGGACTTGAAGAAGAGAGCCTTACTTAAAGGAGTATtg GTTAAAGTTTTGGCCGAGTGTCTATTTCACTGGCAGAAGCATTGA